Proteins encoded by one window of Clostridium perfringens:
- a CDS encoding SNF2 helicase associated domain-containing protein, producing MLVEDLLLQRFKEETTGRNYAKGQRIINNDLVESVEIEDEEDLVAVNGIVISEQLFSKYSTKLEIDIRSRGILSTYCTCTDYEKHEFSKENYCCKHLVATFYKALEDLAKKKEFKEDKNLFSKKKENKILDLILQEETDKEELKIEVYINKNEWSNSILAEFKIGTKSMSSNKLYILKDIEQFLVAYYNRIPIKYSKVFTFDIREQKLSTKDRELIEFIESLKEIEKPIKSFLRNRDTFIEGKSIKIPNYLVRDFFRVIKNHRIYLNEGFFYRAVESEVLFEDVPIDFSLKDSKNNFELSSLNGMPKVLGDRADVFLYGTNIYIPKKDFCYKIKNYLDIFSEGKVIKIDKCEEERVFRKLIPSLRDLTENVVLSKNIMNKTVLEPVKFNFYFDKEGKEVTLTLKVKYGSYEFNIFDDCKEKIIYRDIKKEKELIVLIERFSLEEINKKFYFYLGDEYIFSFFKYDVCKLQEYGEVYYSENFKGIKSLGSKGIKGDIKPGRYNYFEFDFKIGDIPSEETREILRAFRENLKFFKLKSGEFLDLEELELKQFLKLLDSVDNGDLEKNCLEINNSRALYIANYIEEKGIRYIKGKKKLNELKSKFKNINKLSFEVPKDLKANLREYQKFGYNWLKTLEHLGLGGILGDEMGLGKTLQAITFILSNKGKKTLVVAPTSLIYNWKEEFNKFAPNLVVEVLNEGKDKREEALRDIESKDVIITTYNLLKRDLEEYKKINFDYCFIDEAQAIKNPDSQNSEAVKEVNSEYKFALTGTPMENSLMELWSIFDFVMPGYLYDRKRFTVRYYKKLNESEEVLNEIHSLIKPFILRRKKKDVIKELPDKIEKMHLVDLGEDQKKVYSIYANNALSIMEKKQDAEEFNKSKIEILSYITKLRQLALDPAVTINDYMGESAKIEALVEILNQGIEEGHKILVFSQFTSVLKNISSRLKEEKISFSYLDGSVSSKKRINMVNEFNEGENSVFLISLKAGGTGLNLTSADIVIHFDPWWNPAVENQATDRAHRMGQKNVVEVIKLIAKGTIEEKVVALQEEKKELISKIIEEGELGAGSTFNTLSEEELMDLFKVDYLG from the coding sequence ATGTTAGTTGAAGATTTATTGTTACAAAGGTTTAAAGAAGAAACTACAGGAAGAAATTATGCTAAGGGACAAAGAATAATAAATAACGATCTTGTGGAGTCAGTAGAAATAGAAGACGAGGAAGATTTAGTAGCTGTTAATGGAATAGTAATTTCAGAACAATTATTTAGTAAATATAGTACGAAATTAGAGATAGATATTAGAAGTAGGGGGATTTTATCAACATATTGTACCTGTACTGATTATGAAAAACATGAGTTTAGTAAGGAAAATTATTGTTGTAAGCATTTAGTAGCAACTTTTTATAAAGCTTTAGAGGATTTAGCTAAGAAAAAAGAGTTTAAAGAGGATAAAAACTTATTTTCTAAGAAGAAAGAAAATAAAATTTTAGATTTAATTCTTCAAGAGGAAACAGATAAAGAAGAGTTAAAAATAGAGGTTTATATAAATAAAAATGAGTGGAGTAATAGCATATTAGCAGAGTTTAAAATAGGAACTAAGTCCATGAGTTCAAATAAACTTTATATATTAAAGGATATTGAACAATTTTTAGTAGCTTACTATAATAGAATACCTATTAAATATAGTAAGGTTTTTACTTTTGATATAAGGGAACAAAAGTTAAGTACTAAGGATAGGGAGTTAATAGAGTTTATAGAAAGCTTAAAAGAGATAGAAAAGCCAATAAAAAGCTTCTTAAGAAATAGAGATACATTTATAGAGGGTAAAAGCATAAAGATACCTAATTATTTAGTAAGAGATTTTTTTCGTGTTATAAAAAATCATAGAATTTATTTAAATGAAGGATTTTTTTATAGAGCAGTAGAAAGTGAAGTGCTTTTTGAAGATGTTCCAATAGATTTTTCTCTAAAGGATTCAAAAAATAATTTTGAACTGAGCTCCTTAAACGGAATGCCTAAGGTTTTAGGGGATAGAGCTGATGTATTCTTATATGGAACTAATATATATATTCCTAAAAAAGATTTTTGTTATAAAATAAAGAATTACTTAGATATATTTTCTGAAGGAAAGGTCATAAAGATTGATAAATGTGAAGAGGAAAGAGTATTTAGAAAGCTAATACCTTCCTTAAGAGATTTAACTGAGAATGTAGTTCTTTCTAAAAATATAATGAATAAGACGGTTTTAGAGCCTGTAAAATTTAATTTTTACTTTGATAAAGAGGGGAAAGAAGTAACTTTAACCTTAAAAGTAAAATATGGTTCTTATGAATTTAATATATTTGATGATTGTAAGGAAAAAATAATATATAGAGATATAAAAAAAGAAAAAGAATTAATTGTCTTAATTGAGAGATTTAGCCTTGAAGAGATAAATAAAAAGTTTTATTTCTATTTAGGAGATGAATATATATTTAGCTTTTTTAAGTATGATGTATGCAAATTACAAGAGTATGGAGAAGTATATTATTCAGAAAACTTTAAAGGTATAAAAAGCTTAGGAAGCAAGGGGATAAAGGGAGACATTAAACCAGGAAGATATAATTATTTTGAGTTTGACTTTAAAATAGGAGATATACCTAGTGAGGAAACAAGAGAAATACTTAGAGCTTTTAGGGAAAATTTAAAGTTTTTTAAACTTAAAAGTGGAGAATTTCTTGATTTAGAAGAACTAGAATTAAAGCAATTTTTAAAGTTATTAGATTCAGTGGATAATGGAGATTTAGAGAAAAATTGCCTAGAAATAAATAATAGTAGGGCATTATATATAGCTAATTACATAGAAGAGAAGGGGATTAGATATATTAAGGGGAAAAAGAAGTTAAATGAATTGAAAAGTAAATTTAAAAATATAAATAAACTGTCCTTTGAAGTTCCTAAGGATCTTAAGGCTAATCTTAGAGAGTACCAAAAGTTTGGATACAATTGGCTTAAAACTTTAGAGCATTTAGGCTTAGGGGGAATTCTTGGAGATGAAATGGGTCTTGGAAAAACTCTTCAAGCAATTACCTTTATTCTTTCTAATAAGGGAAAGAAAACACTAGTAGTAGCACCAACTTCCTTAATATATAACTGGAAAGAAGAATTCAATAAATTTGCACCTAATTTAGTTGTGGAGGTATTAAATGAAGGCAAGGATAAGAGAGAAGAAGCTTTAAGAGATATAGAGAGTAAGGATGTAATTATAACTACCTATAACTTATTAAAAAGAGATTTAGAGGAATATAAGAAGATAAACTTTGATTATTGCTTTATTGATGAAGCGCAAGCTATTAAGAACCCAGATTCTCAAAATTCTGAAGCTGTTAAAGAGGTTAATTCAGAATATAAATTTGCTTTAACTGGTACCCCTATGGAAAATTCTCTTATGGAACTTTGGTCTATTTTTGATTTTGTAATGCCAGGATATCTTTATGATAGAAAAAGATTCACTGTTAGATATTATAAAAAATTAAATGAAAGTGAAGAAGTGTTAAATGAAATACATAGCCTTATAAAACCTTTCATACTAAGAAGAAAGAAAAAAGATGTTATAAAAGAATTACCTGATAAGATTGAAAAGATGCACTTAGTTGATTTAGGGGAAGATCAGAAAAAGGTATATTCAATATATGCTAATAATGCCTTATCAATTATGGAAAAGAAACAGGATGCAGAGGAGTTTAATAAGAGTAAAATAGAAATATTATCTTATATAACTAAACTTAGACAATTAGCCTTAGACCCTGCTGTAACAATAAATGATTATATGGGGGAAAGTGCAAAAATAGAGGCTTTAGTTGAAATATTAAATCAAGGAATAGAAGAAGGACATAAAATCCTTGTGTTTTCACAGTTTACTTCAGTATTAAAAAATATAAGTAGTAGACTTAAGGAAGAAAAAATTTCTTTTAGTTACTTAGATGGAAGTGTTTCATCTAAGAAAAGAATAAATATGGTTAATGAATTTAATGAAGGTGAAAACTCAGTATTTTTAATAAGCTTAAAAGCTGGGGGAACAGGACTTAACTTAACTTCAGCAGATATTGTAATTCATTTTGATCCTTGGTGGAATCCAGCAGTAGAAAATCAGGCAACGGATAGAGCACATAGAATGGGACAAAAAAATGTAGTAGAGGTTATAAAATTAATAGCTAAAGGAACTATTGAGGAAAAGGTAGTAGCTCTTCAAGAGG